The following DNA comes from Mya arenaria isolate MELC-2E11 chromosome 11, ASM2691426v1.
TGAGCTTAATCGTTGAGTGCTTTTTTTATCCAACAAGCTGTAATATcctaaaaatgttatttttaaaagataaatcactaaataaaaaatttaaaaaaaaacagaattatTATTGTAACATATAACTTTTGTATCAAACGTTGAAGAACATAATTTTCGAGTGATAGCATTATATCACTTATTCACTACCAGTTCAacggtatatatatatctttatattattttatattattatttctattaacATTTGACCACTACGTATTACTGTAGAAAATAATTATCTACAACGCAAGTAGAATGACGTTATATTGACGTCATTTAACGTGCCCGGTGTAAAGTATCGATACACGGGAGACATCTttcctgaattttttttttctagttaTCAGTCATGATTCTTTTGTTCTATTTCAGACATACTTGACGTTAACAGGATCCTTCCAATCTACAGCTCTAAAGATTCGTCTCATGTTAAGCCATGGATGGAATTGCAAGTTTCGAATGATCAGAGCGAGATGTTTCGGCCGTACGACCCCCATTTACTCATCATTATGTGTATGTCTTATGAAATCAAGTCACAAGTACAGTTACTGAGTAATTAAAGGCCACTGGCCCATAATACATAACATACAAGAACGGCATGAATTGTGTCAGGGTAATTAATCGATACAAGcaaagtgtaaataaaaatcatatcatATTTCCCCTTAACCATTAATGTTTAGAAGGAGATGGTATACATaataagctagttttcgtaAATCTTCagattgatttgtgtttaataacCTATAAAAATCTTCTAATTCAGTACCATTAGAATACCAattaaatagatattgcgttcgtatgtcattatatttacaacatataaagaATGCATGGTATTCACagtctaaaacaaaaatgttaatattatctAGACAAAACCGACAAACGCGTTCTTCTCTTGGGATATTATTATGCCTACCAGTTTCAATTAACAATTTATGATTTGAACATCTAAATTTGCTAAAAGCTATTTTGTGTTTGTAAGGTATGTCTAAAGATAAGTAACGTTCCACATTAAGCAAAGTTTTGTATTCTTTATAGTGAAAACACCGACTGGAACTGTTAATAGAATCGTGCCAGTTTTGGTTGAAACAATTAATAATTCTCCGTTTAAAAACACtgataaatatagatatatcgCCAACATCTTGAGATATCCAGATATAACCGAAGCCatacataaaaagcatattCTTAATATAAGTTGCCCAGCAAGTGCGTCCAACTTCATCCAACGACTTGAGCATTAAGTAACATTGTTTAGGGTATCTATTATTAGAAAGTTGtaataatttgcaataatatctaatacaattagaaaaataatttatacataaaggCAATCTTCCACATTCACCAagaatcatacatgtatttgtgcTTTTATTAACACCAATATGCTTCCTACAGAAATCGTTTTGTACATATTCAATCTTAAGACAGAATGTATAGCCCCAAATCTGGGACCCATAACATAGAATAGGTTTTATCATAgtgtcaaacattttaaacagttcTTTTGTTGGAAAATAACCAAAAGGTTTCTGGTAACGTTTAATAGCAAAAATAGCTTTTTGAGCTTGAGCTGCTAGTTTATCCTGTGCTGGCGTCCATGACAACTGTGGACTAAACAATATACCCATGTATTTATACacagatgttgtttttatattaacgCCTCGAAAGAACCACTTCCTATTATTTCGTAAAGGGCCACCatttctaaaaacaattatttcagtcTTATCAAGATTGACCTCCATACCGGTATTTGAACAAAAACTATCTATTACGTTTAATTGttgttgcaatttaaaaacCGTTTCCGCACAATTAGCTACGTCATCTGCAAACATTAGACAAATAATATCTGGCATGTCATTAGTAATGAAAATCCCAGAACCACAATTTTCTCGTAAAAGGGCTGATAACTCATTAATGAATAGGACAAAAATTGTCGAACTTGACTTGTCTTCTTGTCTTGTACCGACATTACATGGGAACAAGTTTGTTGCACCATCTGGTGTTTTAACACATGAATTTAAATCGTGATACATAGCTTTAAGAACTCTTAAAAAATTACCATGTATACCTATATTTTGGAGTGATTGGAACAGTTTAACGTggtttattttgtcaaaagccTTACGAAAGTCTACGTATAAACATTAAAAGCGCCCTCCCTTTTTTGATAGATATTTTTGCACCATGGCTAGTAAACAGAATAGGTTATCGACTGTCGAGTAATTACGACGAAACCCAGCTTGACATTCATCAATTTTATAGTTGTCTTCAGCCCAATTATATAGCCTTTTATTTATGGCacctgaaaatattttgtacattgtattaGTTATAGATATCCCCCGGTAGTTCCCCGGTAAAGTATTGGGTCCAGATTTGTACACAGGACATATAATACTTTGCCCCCAAGACTCAGGAAAAATGCCAGTCGAAAGAATGCTATTAAATAAGTGTAACAAAAAGGTCCTATATCAGaaaaagtgtatttataaaactcGGAAGGGATTCCATCTAGTCCACagcttttattattaacaaGATTAGAAGTAGCAAGTTCTATCTCATTTAAGGTAAACGGATCGTTAAGTGGGCTAGCACTATGATCAATTgaattgtgaatattttcaGTATTAGGATCAACTAACACAGCGTTATTGTCATATagtaaacttttgaaataatcaaaccACTCATTTGGAGAGATACTACAGACAGTCTTTGGtttctttataccaagtttcagttGTTTCCAAAAAGAGTTGGAATTAGGACTGTTTACAAGGTTCAATCTGTTTCTacgtttatatgtttatatattggtTAACACCCTCATTCAAAGACTGTAATATTTCATGTGCCGGACATTGTTAGCAAAATTCTCCTTAAACGAACTCCGCCAAAAGTATGTTTCTGTTTTCgttctactactacttatatCATCCAGcagttttcttctttttaacatATCTTTcgctttaaatttcaatttacatgAGATAGATAATGATCAGATTCGTCCTTATTCAAGACTGAAAAATCCgtaacatattgaaaaaaaccaGAAGAGGCTATCATATAATCAACGGTACCAACTCCGTCGTTTGAAAAGCAAGTATATTCTCCCCGTATATCACCTGGGAATCTTCCATTGAATAGATGCACATTATAAATACAGCAAAAGTTCactaatgttttaccaaaattgtTCCCTCGAATAATATCTTTGTTGTTTCGTGGAATTTCAAAGTTACTTACCTCGTATTCTACGTCACCAAATATAAAGTCAAGATTATCGTTTGGGATAAAATCTAAAAAGTCTTTCGTACGTGAATTTAAATCCCCGGACAAAAACAATGAAGTAACCGAATAATCAAGCTTAATGGTTTCAAAATGGTCAAACAATTGCAAAATACCATTTTTCTCAGTCATTCGATTATAGTATGTGGATCCTTCAGGCGAAATATATGTGAAGTACATAATAACATCTTTACAATCATGCAATAAAGACAAGTTTATATGTAATATGACACAGTCGTTATATTGCGTATATATACGTTCAATAATATTCAACTTATACAGAGTACTACTTATAAAAACGCTGATTCCCCCACTGTTTCGTATAGCATTATCGGTCATTGTTCTAATACAATCAAAGTGAAAATATGACTctatgaaattatcaaattcgCCCTGAGTTTTACTCCAAGTTTcacaaatgcaaataatgtcGAATGAGCTTAAACAattattcaatgaaatattttcacagtGTTTGTTTAGCCCAGCAATGTTCCAcgttacaatgtttatattcgTGGTTCCATATGAGTAGTCATTTGGTATGCCTCGGCCGAATCCCTAGTCGGTTGACGCATCGAAGAGTAAGTCAATTCCGGGGGTTTCCGTCTCATCGCTGATTGGTGCATTCTCACCAACTGGTATACCATGTGCTCCTACGTCACGACCCTCGCACTGACTTTGGACCAATCGTCTGCTCTCGTCGTCATTGTTTATGTGACCACGTGTTGTTTGAACATGTGGTGGCTGATCACGTGGTCTATATTGAGCGCGTTTACCAATCTGAATAATGCGATCAGTACTGTCATCGTATTTGAAAATAGTGTCATTGACAAATAATTTGTCAAATCTGATCGATGCATAGTTGCCTTGTTGGCGTTCATATATCATTTGTTCACCAAGTATTCGTCTATGCCTCTTCACTCGGTCACTATAATCCTGATGTACAGAGTTTGGGGGATTACGCATACCTTTAAAGACATTGTTTGCCCTGTTTATAATAGATTGACAGTCTTTAAATCTGGTGAAGCGTGCAATTATTGTACATGAACTCGCATCCTGTGATTTTACCCTATGCGCCCTGTCGATGTCAAATTGGTCGGCCTGTGCCCCAAAGTTCAACGTTGTTCTCAAGAAATTTTGTACTTTTTGCTCAGTAGTTTCCCATTTCTCATTAATTTGACCAGATATCCCACTATATCTTAAGTTATTCCTCCTTGATTGGTTTTCTATTTGATCGATTTTACTATGTAACTGCGACACATGATTTTTAAGGTTTATATTGCCCTGTTTAAGATCGTTGTAATCCGTTGTCAGCTGATGCACTATGCCTAAAACATCATCGATTTTACTGTTTATACCATTGATATCATTCGAGACTCGATCATTTTGTGTTATAAGTTCCTCTTTCATGGTTCTAAGGAAACCAAATAACTCACTATCCTGACCTTTATCATAATTATGTGGAGTTACTAGCCTGATTACCATCGCGTGATATCGATGCTGTGTTGCATGTATATGATGAGATTCTCCTTTGCCAGGTTTCCACACCAACAGTATCTTGTGGGGGTCGGGGGATCCAACCTGAGATATGTCTTGTTGGTCATCAGTAGGACCCTTGCTCGACACCTTGTTTGCTTTAACCGTAGCCCGCCGGGATCCGTCCGTCTTAGGTGGGCCAAGGTTGCTCTCAATGTCGCCACATATGACCATCATAGCCAGGAAGCACGTGGCTAACCGGAGTGACAATTTTGTCTTTGTAAGTCCATTTGGTATAACTAGCACCTTAAACCGTTTTACACTTTTATTGGGCTGCATAAAACATCCAATACGAGTCACTGCTGCATACAAATCcccatgtttatttaaacatcaaaattcACTGACATGAAAACAACGTGCGGCCATTATAAAGGGACACATTTCACATACCCAAGCCCAATAtcctaaaaatgtttttttttaatgaatcaataaataaatagagaGTATGCAGACATATTATTGTAACTTTTTCAACAAAGTTAACGTTGAAAATAAGAATTTACGAATGATAGTATTATTCACTACCAGTACActaatatctatatatatatataggtattccagtatattatatatatatatatagtatatttctttattcaaaAAAGTTATATGATTAATtgcatattataatatttttatattttaattctgataatGGCTTGTTGCAGAATCCCACAGGTCAACCACTGGCGGCTCATGATGGGGGTTTAAGACATGGACAGGTAAGTTGACGtattataaatactattataAAGAACAGGACCTTTAAGATTTATGTTGAAATTAGACacattataaatgcatttatcatcaataacaaaaaaaaacaaacaatgccgTTTGTTTGATATTACGTCGGTTTTTATATAGGAACAACCATGAAAAAGACAGATTACATTACGAGGGATTCGATTATTATTATTCAGGAATATTATGATTGAACATATAACAGTAGAAGTATTTAATAACTAAACTATTAAATATCGAGGACGACCTTATGTATTATACTCACccaattacatttaaatttaaaatgtggctgtttttaatttgtttaagaGGTGGATGTTACTGAAATCTAAATCCAGGTGTTCAATTAACTATGTTACAAGACATGTAAGGCAAGAATAAGGAAAATAATGGATGAAAATATCCTTATTTCAAtaatcatttcaatttgaactaaactctatacaatggaaaaatgtgTACTAACAGGCGCTTAAACTAACAATAAATACGAAACTTTGggaaattcaatataaatacataatcaaTGTCTTTCCAAA
Coding sequences within:
- the LOC128208023 gene encoding uncharacterized protein LOC128208023, whose product is MSCWSSVGPLLDTLFALTVARRDPSVLGGPRLLSMSPHMTIIARKHVANRSDNFVFNPTGQPLAAHDGGLRHGQTHFNAINVPGETGLPKSTFLRHPGIGNF